A single region of the Terriglobales bacterium genome encodes:
- a CDS encoding FG-GAP-like repeat-containing protein — MGTIETHFNVTPDGAATLSIPIAVPPGREGIEPSLSFDYDSRRGNGPLGVGWTLDGLSEVRRCRKTFAQDGYAAGVSFDQNDALCLDGNRLVEASTHSCPGNGREYRTETHPFSRICRYEDKSAALLGEWRVWEKDGSIRSFGRVEWRSIVAGATLKRYSSVSEPILAWALAKVEDRRGNFFLVLYRSASVSTNPATYLPSQILYTGGERLRPSRRLDFIYETRPDPIRGFYHGVAIDSDLRLARIATYGPGGHLTTTYRLSYDATGTTGRSKLASLQKCGSDDVCIPATTFGWSQSSGLSFQRSYGNGQFESAPVGGYLQSQRIVIADFDGSGRKSLLVPRPTATPGLKFDIYHSDDTGSFTKIPTGVATSAAILATPLAVDTTGDGRPELISIDRCPQCVMNVYYGPTFSTRWQTPMGAVVIRDKWVGDFDGDGMQELLLQTYVAGRSNPFAFEHMGVIPGDLVDTGISPGSGETRPFSFVGDFDGDGADDLLYYDLPVSPNQQPYKLLSYKPFLNPQDPSQVDYKWVSRVVNVPNGLLPPFAAALDCNGDGLLDLVVGQSGVLHFWINTGSEFVESGTEIPIFQSSDPMSITLAPDLDGDGVDEVLFSSASNGNLVVADVRGGATRTRTISTDESLFAYGAMFVDVNADGNIDVITTNGRVFHRVSAAPELLISIRSGLNPDTPNFPNPDVAIQYAVAGHGSIYIPHSINDFCPGYDSSCIPHQFPLVSSTRVLIGSTSLPVVSNYRYGDGRFHRGGRGWLGFSDFGVENTGTGQIWEYHFDNDYFDQSIHDFPHSRLPAIVTTKTQLTPTKKRIHSLESSYVLHKVNNGKSYFVVPNVQVDSVRERDHGDQTLGKLLSKTTTQLTYDDFGNMTSSSIRSQSSIDMGVSGSVTGAWVNALLHNEFVGHGLVVSKIYDVVESEWLVSRLKQQTVQATSSVCETIRTTGVYPDWLSRGSPCPAGGDVSSNVLYEYNPATGKHDLIERIIYEPASALRRQGQFEYDRYGNVTAVTWSGIANLQGRTERRRTEFQYDSAERIFPVLKIDAERHATRFIFDRDFGLLTGLQQPNNVISTIILDGLGRASADVTSGQASMARTWISGPTYGRPDLSAVLRLASSAGPKAEFDFDRLGQLVASRRFRSFKPVVVRTRTYDALGRLSTESVPYFEGTTPAHTVAYTYDALGRPLSASSINGNFGYTYDALDRTTTDPLGNKFHDLVLPDGTTLARVDQQGGVTRYYHDGLGRLSVIADPSGHATGGNRDSALTYSTTTDGYGRITAITGPDVRSTTFSYNAFDDVMQIVDAVSSVAFEYDRLGRLRKRIDGDGVTSWTWDSAPGAAIGKLASTSSPNGTQEALTYDQSGRVASYSIVYNNPVAQLETDFGYDTQGRISSVTYPTVGPVVRRASVSHTYAPYGELAKVSRADVGHVGELVWSATDFDAWGHTTHETFGNGATTDKTFDAKSGRLTLSTTNSTNGLVDSVSLSRDALGNVITLTRSGSAPFVADYAHDELGRLTSMTYPDTAATPVTITYSGAGSISSKSDVGSYGYDDPVHANAITRAGISDFTYDAGGKQISRLSLGIRYNAFSAPSQILDPQGSPLVTFGYSASQERVSRKTPAESLLNVHEVFQARVSGSSTQTRAFIAARDGLVAEIVDDDSGSNSRAYYLHGDALGSVTSITDWNGAIAGTRQYDAFGKLVSPISNYAPDVNIGFTGHRDELDLSLIEMGPRLYDPKIAAFLSPDESNLDTTDSQTLNGYSYARNSPTILVDPTGLRTCECGGGCGHGTSGGGHDYSGGGQGYSGGGSSGVVSSYRSGRGGTARSIGGVSAHDDDRGGHGDARYSIPHYSESEHSPSSPKGFAGAGPAARRHTSEQWAAAAGSNSKPKDAAPSPRSQHTDETGIECPFYICFPVNDDPLEWVPAPFALIHGLPSPDDPWGALLPHWIPPGVDVRDNIAEARGRYNPWWFFEQVRNKGPWDYKQSGKELQDFGNFNFGATGGAFGFPLNALHRGAGWAQQQAGTSLPEWGSPFGEWPYGDDPRDSYWITEGYYYFLLQSN; from the coding sequence GTGGGTACGATCGAAACGCACTTCAACGTGACGCCTGATGGCGCCGCAACTCTATCGATTCCGATTGCAGTTCCGCCGGGACGAGAGGGGATTGAGCCCTCTTTATCGTTCGACTATGACAGCCGGCGAGGTAACGGTCCTTTGGGCGTGGGTTGGACACTTGACGGATTGTCGGAAGTTCGGAGATGCAGGAAAACATTCGCGCAAGATGGCTACGCTGCGGGAGTGTCATTTGATCAGAATGACGCCTTGTGTTTGGACGGAAACCGCCTAGTTGAGGCGAGCACACACTCCTGTCCCGGCAATGGCCGCGAATACCGCACAGAAACGCATCCGTTTTCTCGGATATGCCGCTACGAAGATAAATCCGCGGCCCTTCTAGGAGAATGGCGAGTCTGGGAGAAGGATGGAAGCATTCGCAGCTTCGGCAGGGTCGAGTGGAGAAGTATTGTTGCTGGAGCCACTCTGAAACGATACTCGTCTGTTTCCGAGCCTATTCTCGCGTGGGCGCTCGCAAAGGTTGAGGATCGTCGCGGCAATTTCTTCTTAGTGCTATATCGATCCGCTTCCGTCTCCACAAATCCGGCAACATATCTTCCATCGCAAATCTTGTATACCGGCGGGGAGAGGTTAAGGCCGTCACGACGTTTGGACTTCATCTATGAAACTAGGCCAGATCCGATTCGCGGCTTCTACCACGGGGTGGCAATTGATAGCGATCTTCGCCTGGCAAGAATTGCCACTTATGGTCCTGGAGGCCATCTCACAACAACCTACAGGCTCTCATACGATGCGACAGGCACGACCGGAAGAAGTAAGCTTGCTTCACTGCAGAAATGCGGGTCAGACGACGTCTGCATACCTGCTACGACGTTTGGTTGGAGCCAGAGTTCCGGACTTTCGTTTCAACGCTCTTATGGCAACGGGCAATTCGAAAGTGCCCCCGTTGGCGGTTATCTTCAGAGCCAACGGATCGTTATCGCAGACTTCGATGGGAGTGGCAGAAAGTCGCTGCTGGTTCCGAGGCCCACCGCAACCCCTGGATTGAAATTCGATATATATCACTCCGACGACACGGGATCCTTTACAAAGATCCCGACAGGAGTTGCGACATCAGCTGCAATTTTGGCAACTCCGCTTGCAGTCGATACCACGGGGGACGGTAGGCCGGAGCTGATCAGCATCGATAGATGTCCACAATGCGTTATGAACGTGTATTACGGCCCTACGTTCTCCACACGTTGGCAAACACCGATGGGTGCTGTAGTTATTCGAGATAAATGGGTCGGCGACTTCGATGGCGACGGTATGCAGGAACTCTTGCTGCAGACCTACGTCGCAGGAAGGTCCAACCCGTTCGCATTTGAGCACATGGGTGTCATACCTGGTGACCTTGTGGATACGGGGATCAGTCCGGGATCAGGCGAAACGCGGCCTTTCTCATTTGTCGGTGACTTCGATGGCGACGGTGCGGACGACCTTCTTTATTATGATCTTCCAGTCTCACCAAATCAGCAGCCGTACAAGTTGCTTTCGTATAAGCCCTTCTTGAATCCACAAGACCCCTCGCAAGTCGATTACAAGTGGGTGTCGCGCGTCGTGAACGTGCCAAATGGTCTTCTGCCGCCTTTCGCAGCTGCTTTGGACTGCAATGGAGACGGGCTTTTGGATTTGGTTGTTGGTCAATCTGGAGTTTTGCATTTTTGGATCAATACAGGATCGGAGTTCGTAGAGTCGGGAACCGAGATTCCGATTTTCCAAAGTAGCGATCCAATGTCTATCACTTTAGCCCCCGATCTCGATGGTGATGGTGTGGATGAAGTTCTCTTCTCCTCTGCATCTAATGGAAATCTTGTTGTTGCTGACGTACGCGGTGGCGCGACGCGCACTCGAACCATTTCAACTGATGAGTCACTCTTCGCTTACGGTGCGATGTTTGTTGATGTGAACGCCGATGGGAATATTGATGTCATTACCACGAATGGCAGAGTGTTCCATCGAGTATCCGCAGCCCCGGAATTGCTGATCAGTATCCGCTCAGGATTAAATCCAGACACTCCGAACTTCCCTAACCCAGATGTAGCGATTCAGTACGCTGTTGCTGGGCATGGATCAATATACATTCCACACTCCATTAACGACTTTTGTCCCGGTTACGACAGCAGCTGTATCCCACATCAATTTCCATTGGTCTCCAGCACGAGAGTCTTGATTGGAAGCACATCTTTGCCCGTTGTCTCAAACTATCGATATGGCGACGGCCGCTTCCATCGCGGTGGTCGAGGATGGCTCGGTTTCTCAGACTTTGGAGTTGAGAATACAGGAACAGGACAAATCTGGGAGTATCATTTCGACAATGATTATTTTGATCAAAGTATTCACGACTTTCCGCATTCTCGTCTGCCTGCTATCGTGACAACGAAAACACAACTTACGCCCACGAAGAAACGAATCCATTCACTTGAGTCTAGCTATGTTTTACATAAAGTAAATAATGGTAAGTCCTATTTTGTGGTACCGAATGTACAAGTAGACTCCGTACGAGAAAGGGATCACGGTGACCAGACTCTCGGCAAACTCTTGAGCAAGACAACCACGCAACTGACTTACGACGATTTCGGAAACATGACTTCATCGTCCATACGATCACAAAGTTCCATAGATATGGGCGTTTCAGGATCTGTGACGGGAGCATGGGTCAATGCCTTACTTCACAACGAGTTCGTGGGGCACGGACTAGTAGTATCAAAAATATATGACGTTGTGGAAAGTGAATGGTTAGTGAGTCGCCTAAAGCAACAGACAGTTCAGGCGACGTCTTCTGTTTGCGAGACAATTCGTACTACGGGAGTTTATCCGGATTGGTTAAGCCGTGGGAGTCCTTGCCCAGCGGGGGGTGACGTATCAAGTAATGTTTTATATGAGTACAACCCCGCTACGGGGAAGCACGACTTAATTGAAAGGATTATCTACGAGCCTGCATCGGCTTTACGAAGGCAAGGACAGTTTGAATATGACCGATACGGTAATGTAACTGCAGTGACATGGTCCGGCATCGCAAACCTCCAAGGACGAACCGAGAGAAGGCGAACAGAATTCCAATATGACTCCGCAGAACGAATATTTCCTGTTCTAAAGATCGACGCCGAGCGTCACGCCACAAGGTTCATTTTTGACCGCGATTTCGGATTACTCACAGGTCTTCAGCAGCCTAATAATGTCATATCTACAATCATCTTGGATGGTCTCGGGCGAGCGTCTGCCGACGTTACATCTGGCCAAGCGTCTATGGCGCGCACGTGGATCTCTGGTCCGACATATGGCCGTCCGGATCTGAGCGCGGTCCTTCGTCTCGCCTCATCGGCGGGACCAAAAGCGGAATTCGACTTCGACCGATTGGGCCAACTGGTAGCGTCACGCCGTTTTAGAAGCTTCAAACCAGTCGTCGTTCGTACGCGCACATATGACGCTCTCGGACGGCTATCGACTGAATCCGTTCCCTACTTCGAAGGAACAACTCCCGCACACACAGTCGCCTATACGTATGACGCCTTGGGGCGGCCACTCTCGGCTAGTAGCATAAACGGTAACTTTGGGTATACGTATGATGCTCTGGACCGAACGACGACGGATCCGCTAGGAAATAAATTTCATGATCTGGTTTTACCTGACGGTACAACGCTAGCGCGAGTTGACCAGCAAGGAGGTGTTACCCGGTACTATCACGATGGCCTAGGCCGACTCTCCGTCATTGCGGATCCGTCAGGTCACGCGACGGGAGGGAACCGAGACTCAGCATTAACTTACAGCACGACAACGGATGGGTATGGACGTATTACTGCGATCACTGGTCCGGATGTCCGGTCCACTACCTTTTCCTATAACGCCTTTGACGATGTGATGCAGATTGTTGACGCAGTATCTTCAGTTGCGTTTGAGTATGACCGATTGGGTCGCTTGCGGAAACGCATCGATGGTGACGGAGTCACGTCATGGACGTGGGACAGCGCTCCTGGAGCCGCTATCGGTAAGCTTGCATCCACTAGCAGTCCCAACGGTACTCAGGAGGCTCTCACATATGACCAGAGCGGACGTGTGGCATCCTACTCGATCGTTTATAACAATCCGGTTGCGCAACTAGAAACCGATTTTGGATACGATACCCAGGGACGTATCAGTTCTGTGACCTATCCGACCGTCGGTCCTGTTGTCCGTCGTGCGTCTGTTTCACACACTTATGCACCTTATGGTGAGCTAGCAAAGGTAAGTCGAGCCGATGTGGGTCATGTCGGCGAGCTAGTCTGGTCTGCCACTGATTTCGATGCGTGGGGACATACCACGCATGAGACGTTCGGAAACGGTGCAACCACAGACAAGACATTTGACGCCAAGAGCGGCCGGTTGACATTAAGCACAACGAACTCTACCAATGGTCTGGTTGATTCCGTCTCATTGTCGCGCGATGCTCTCGGGAATGTGATTACGTTAACGCGCAGCGGTTCGGCTCCCTTTGTAGCAGATTATGCACACGATGAACTCGGCCGACTCACATCGATGACATATCCTGACACCGCAGCGACTCCGGTCACGATTACGTACAGTGGTGCTGGCTCCATCAGTTCTAAGAGCGATGTCGGCAGCTACGGCTATGACGATCCTGTTCATGCCAATGCCATAACGAGAGCCGGCATCTCCGATTTTACCTACGATGCGGGTGGCAAGCAGATCTCCAGATTAAGCTTGGGAATCCGCTATAACGCTTTTTCCGCACCATCGCAAATTTTAGATCCCCAAGGATCCCCGTTGGTTACATTCGGCTATTCGGCATCGCAAGAACGAGTCTCTCGCAAAACTCCAGCGGAGTCTCTGCTGAATGTGCATGAGGTATTTCAGGCGCGCGTCTCGGGGAGCTCCACTCAGACACGAGCGTTCATAGCTGCGCGTGACGGGTTGGTAGCCGAAATTGTTGATGACGACAGCGGAAGCAATTCGCGGGCCTACTATCTGCATGGGGATGCGCTCGGGTCAGTTACTTCCATTACAGATTGGAACGGCGCGATTGCTGGAACTCGGCAGTATGACGCGTTCGGCAAACTTGTCTCTCCCATTTCCAACTATGCTCCCGATGTGAACATCGGCTTTACTGGGCACCGTGATGAGCTGGATTTATCCCTCATTGAGATGGGACCGCGACTGTATGACCCTAAGATTGCGGCGTTTCTGTCACCTGACGAATCGAACTTGGACACAACGGATTCGCAGACACTGAATGGATACTCGTATGCGCGAAATTCGCCGACCATCCTAGTGGATCCCACCGGTCTAAGGACGTGTGAGTGCGGTGGCGGCTGCGGCCATGGAACATCCGGCGGAGGCCACGACTACAGCGGTGGAGGCCAGGGCTACAGCGGTGGAGGCAGCTCGGGTGTGGTTTCTTCTTATAGGTCCGGTAGGGGAGGTACGGCTAGAAGTATCGGCGGAGTTTCCGCACATGACGACGATCGTGGGGGACACGGGGATGCGCGCTACTCAATACCGCATTACAGTGAAAGCGAGCATAGCCCCAGTTCTCCGAAAGGGTTCGCGGGTGCCGGACCTGCGGCTCGACGACATACGAGCGAGCAGTGGGCCGCAGCAGCAGGGTCGAATTCTAAGCCGAAAGATGCCGCTCCTTCCCCGCGTTCGCAGCACACCGATGAGACCGGAATTGAATGTCCCTTTTATATATGTTTCCCTGTGAACGATGATCCGCTCGAGTGGGTACCAGCTCCCTTTGCGCTAATTCATGGGCTGCCTTCGCCTGACGATCCTTGGGGCGCCCTTCTCCCGCACTGGATTCCACCAGGTGTTGACGTGCGCGACAATATTGCGGAAGCGCGAGGAAGATATAACCCGTGGTGGTTTTTTGAGCAGGTTAGGAATAAGGGCCCATGGGATTATAAGCAGAGTGGTAAGGAGCTTCAGGATTTCGGTAACTTCAACTTTGGAGCGACCGGTGGTGCTTTTGGGTTTCCGCTCAACGCATTGCATCGAGGAGCTGGCTGGGCCCAGCAGCAGGCGGGCACAAGCCTACCCGAGTGGGGCAGTCCCTTCGGTGAGTGGCCATATGGCGACGATCCACGCGATTCGTATTGGATTACAGAAGGCTACTATTACTTTCTCTTACAATCGAACTAG
- a CDS encoding SOS response-associated peptidase, whose translation MCGRYRLTRADRLAEKFDAELAEELTPRYNIAPTQPVPVVRANGSRRMIVSMRWGLIPNWAKDASMSQINARSETLLEKPAFKENFERRRCLIPANGFYEWKRSGKSKQPFHFGMKDDSIFAFAGIWDRWKASQGQVIESCAILTTGPNDLLRDVHDRMPVILKVEKYQEWLEAPASACGRLNHFLQPFDAAMMKRFAVSSAVNDPENDTSECTQEVPEFTSTQATLF comes from the coding sequence ATGTGCGGACGTTACAGACTCACGCGTGCTGATAGACTCGCCGAGAAATTTGATGCGGAGCTTGCCGAGGAACTGACGCCCCGCTACAACATCGCTCCGACTCAGCCCGTTCCGGTCGTGCGAGCTAACGGCTCTCGACGCATGATCGTCTCGATGCGCTGGGGCTTGATCCCGAATTGGGCAAAAGACGCGTCGATGTCCCAAATCAATGCGCGTAGCGAGACACTACTTGAGAAGCCTGCGTTCAAAGAAAACTTTGAGCGGCGACGATGCCTTATTCCGGCAAACGGGTTCTACGAATGGAAACGCAGCGGCAAGTCAAAACAGCCTTTCCATTTCGGGATGAAAGATGACTCGATTTTTGCATTCGCCGGCATATGGGATCGCTGGAAAGCCTCACAGGGACAGGTCATCGAATCCTGCGCCATTCTGACCACCGGACCGAACGATCTCCTCAGAGATGTACATGACCGGATGCCGGTGATCCTGAAGGTTGAGAAATATCAGGAATGGCTTGAAGCTCCGGCTTCGGCTTGCGGACGTTTAAACCACTTTTTGCAGCCGTTCGACGCAGCCATGATGAAACGATTTGCTGTTAGTTCGGCTGTGAACGATCCCGAGAATGACACATCGGAATGCACACAAGAAGTGCCTGAATTCACATCGACGCAGGCCACACTGTTCTAA